The following are from one region of the Salvia hispanica cultivar TCC Black 2014 chromosome 1, UniMelb_Shisp_WGS_1.0, whole genome shotgun sequence genome:
- the LOC125200606 gene encoding uncharacterized protein LOC125200606 isoform X1, producing MSSSFSLSRAPTISRMQLGATSMSRLRSSSIKKPPEPLRRAVADCLSAAAPSQLEASRTLRDYLAAQATIDLAYGMILEHTLAERERSPAVVGRCVALLKRFLLRYKPSEDTLLQIDRFCTSIIAECDMSPHRKLLPWSHSLSQQSLNPGPSTNVNPLPVSSFASGALVKSLNYVRSLVAQYIPKRSFQPAAFAGAAPASRQSLPTLSSLLSKSFNSQLSPANAKESLESKDASIASVSDSPIAEEVDEIENDDFMAIDVFRWRWSGDQQPSYLLPKSDQISNLQDIRTHNFLEVGAAALLVGDMEAKMKGEAWKIFGSAEMPFLDQLLQPSLLTTLTNSNSAFAHLRAITALKRSKQGTDEIWEDSPMSTFRPRARPLFQYRHYSEQQPLRLNPVEVCEVIAAVCSETSNVKSNQLTVSSKLRHSGRPSMDAAVSVLVKLVIDMYVLDAETAAPLALSLLEDMLNSPRVMSKTRAFDLIINLGVHAHLLEPPALDGSTMIDEQYSQEACFDNGTQDSNNGTKTDFFRKTGNSLAIEKFECWILGILFEVMLHLVQIEEEEEAVWASSLSCLLYFVCDRGKIRRSRLKGLDIRVIEVLMKISRKNTWAEIVHSKLICMMTNLFYQMPEEPDKNVPASPLFLVNQVDLIGGIDFIFGELVLSTSREERRNLYLVIFDYVLHKINESCMAVGVSEYSDDEVRPIATLLVLADAPEALHSSVKLGVEGIVELLRRSISASLSTYPNNERLLMLLEKIVEKFDALIGSFTRVDKEFIQMITITKSLKSIGSIDGVPGNTAMSAKLCWTTLHSLLHSERECYRQNGYLWLGDLLIAEVNREGDLSLSSVKNLEQKILLAGANDYSASLDIPLPIWLMCGLLKSKNNHIRWGFLFVLERLLIQCKFLLDEKEVQQAMRSQTLDRRHDKSRLQKANAVIDIMSCGLSLMAQENETDRMNILKMCDILLSQLCLKVAHTTATKFGDTMHRQDSMNLERMKKLDGAERPSIAENIDHSDFTGSPSTIVGKNMQIPIRDTASMAALLLRGQAIVPMQLIARVPAALFYWPLIQLAGAATDNIALGVSVGSKGRGNLPGGTSDIRATLLLLLIGKCTADPAAFKDVGGEEFFWELLDDTDARVAYYSSTFLLKRMMTEEPENYQRKLQSLVSKAQQSNNEKLLENPYLQMRGLLQLSNE from the exons ATGTCGTCCAGTTTCAGTCTCTCCAGAGCCCCCACGATCTCCCGGATGCAATTGGGCGCCACCTCCATGTCCCGCCTGAGATCTTCCTCCATCAAGAAGCCTCCCGAGCCCCTCCGCCGCGCCGTCGCCGATTGCTTGTCCGCCGCCGCTCCCTCGCAGCTCGAAGCGTCCAGGACCCTGCGG GATTACTTGGCAGCACAGGCCACGATTGACTTGGCATATGGCATGATCCTAGAACACACTCTTGCAGAGCGGGAACGCAG TCCTGCTGTGGTTGGAAGGTGTGTGGCGCTTTTGAAGCGATTTCTTTTAAG ATATAAACCCAGTGAGGATACCTTACTACAGATTGATCGGttttgtactagtataattgCGGAGTGTGATATGAGCCCACATCGGAAACTGTTGCCATGGTCGCATTCATTAAGTCAACAATCATTAAATCCAGGACCATCTACAAATGTGAATCCATTGCCTGTTTCAAGCTTTGCATCTGGAGCACTTGTGAAATCCTTAAACTATGTTCGGTCTTTAGTTGCACAATATATCCCAAAACGTTCGTTCCAACCAGCTGCCTTTGCGGGAGCTGCACCTGCGTCAAGGCAATCACTGCCAACTCTGTCATCCTTATTGAGTAAATCATTCAACTCTCAACTCAGTCCTGCAAATGCCAAGGAGTCTTTGGAGAGCAAGGATGCATCTATTGCATCTGTTTCTGACTCTCCAATAGCTGAAGAAGttgatgaaattgaaaatgatgaCTTTATGGCGATTGATGTTTTCAGATGGCGCTGGTCAGGAGACCAACAGCCATCATATCTTTTGCCGAAGAG TGATCAAATATCGAATCTGCAAGACATCCGCACTCATAATTTCCTAGAAGTGGGTGCAGCAGCTCTTCTTGTCGGGGACATGGAAGCAAAAATGAAGGGTGAAGCATGGAAAATATTTGGGAGTGCTGAGATGCCTTTTCTGGATCAACTATTGCAGCCCTCACTGCTGACTACTCTGACCAATTCGAATTCAGCTTTTGCTCATTTGAGAGCAATAACAGCACTGAAACGCTCCAAACAGGGGACTGATGAAATTTG GGAAGATTCTCCTATGAGCACCTTTCGCCCCCGCGCAAGACCACTATTTCAATACCGCCATTACAG TGAACAACAACCCTTGCGATTAAATCCTGTGGAGGTATGTGAGGTTATTGCTGCTGTTTGTTCTGAGACTTCTAATGTCAAATCCAATCAGTTAACTGTGTCATCAAAACTGAGACATAGTGGAAGGCCATCGATGGATGCGGCTGTCAGTGTTCTTGTCAAACTTGTAATTGACAT GTATGTTTTAGATGCTGAGACAGCTGCACCTCTTGCTCTATCCTTGCTAGAG gaCATGCTAAATTCTCCCCGAGTGATGTCAAAAACTCGGgcttttgatttgattattaaCCTTGGAGTGCATGCGCATTTATTGGAGCCTCCAGCACTTGATGGATCCACAATGATTGATGAACAGTACTCCCAGGAAGCATGCTTTGACAATGGAACTCAAGATTCAAATAATGGGACAAAAACTGACTTTTTCAGGAAAACAGGAAATTCATTAGCTATTGAGAAGTTTGAATGTTGGATTTTGGGCATTCTCTTTGAGGTTATGCTTCATCTTGTACAG atagaagaggaagaagaggctGTCTGGGCTTCTTCCTTGAGCTGTTTACTGTACTTTGTTTGTGATAGAGGCAAGATTCGGCGAAGCAGATTAAAAGGCCTTGACATTAGA GTCATTGAAGTACTGATGAAGATCAGTAGAAAAAATACTTGGGCAGAAATAGTCCATTCCAAGCTTATCTGCATGATGACAAACCTTTTCTATCAAATGCCCGAGGAACCTGATAAAAATGTTCCAGCCAGTCCTTTGTTTCTTGTTAACCAAGTCGATCTGATTGGTGGAATTGACTTTATTTTTGGGGAG TTAGTGCTGTCAACCTCAAGAGAAGAGAGGAGAAATCTATATCTTGTGATTTTTGACTATGttcttcataaaataaatgagagtTGTATGGCTGTTGGTGTTTCTGAGTATAGTGATGATGAAGTTCGACCTATTGCTACCTTGCTAGTGCTTGCTGATGCACCTGAAGCACTGCATAGTTCTGTCAAGTTGGGAGTTGAAGGCATTGTAGAACTGTTGAGGAGATCGATCTCTGCTTCATTGTCCACATATCCTAATAATGAACGGCTTTTGATG TTATTGGAGAAGATTGTTGAGAAATTTGATGCCCTCATAGGATCATTTACTCGTGTAGACAAAGAGTTCATCCAAATGATTACTATCACAAAATCGTTAAAATCTATTGGAAGCATTGATGGAGTTCCTGGGAATACTGCTATGAGTGCAAAGCTTTGCTGGACCACTTTACATTCTCTTCTTCACTCTGAACGAGAATGTTATCGTCAGAATGGGTATCTGTGGTTGGGGGACTTGCTGATTGCAGAAGTTAACAGGGAAGGAGATCTGAGTCTCTCAAGTGTTAAAAACTTGGAGCAGAAAATTTTGCTTGCTGGAGCTAATGATTATTCAGCATCATTAGATATTCCATTACCTATTTGGCTTATGTGTGGACTTCTCAAGTCAAAAAATAACCATATCAGATGGGGCTTTCTGTTTGTTTTGGAGAGGCTGCTGATCCAGTGTAAATTTTTACTGGATGAAAAGGAAGTCCAGCAGGCAATGCGTAGTCAAACTCTGGACCGTAGACATGACAAGAGTCGTCTCCAAAAAGCAAATGCGGTGATAGATATCATGAGCTGTGGCTTATCGCTGATGGCTCAGGAAAACGAAACTGAtcgaatgaatattttaaag ATGTGTGATATTCTGTTGTCTCAACTATGCTTGAAAGTAGCACATACGACTGCAACAAAGTTTGGAGATACAATGCACCGGCAAGATTCCATGAATTTAGAAAGAATGAAAAAGTTAGATGGGGCAGAACGACCCTCCATAGCAGAGAACATTGATCACAGTGATTTTACTGGAAGTCCTAGCACTATAGTTGGAAAAAATATGCAGATTCCAATTCGCGATACTGCATCCATGGCAGCCCTGCTTCTTCGTGGACAAGCCATTGTACCCATGCAGTTGATTGCTCGTGTTCCTGCTGCATTATTTTACTGGCCTTTGATCCAACTTGCTGGTGCTGCGACAGATAATATTGCATTAGGTGTCTCTGTAGGTAGCAAAGGGAGAGGAAATCTCCCTGGTGGCACATCAGACATAAGGGCTACACTTCTGCTGCTTTTGATTGGTAAATGCACAGCAGATCCTGCTGCTTTCAAAGATGTTGGTGGAGAAGAATTCTTCTG GGAATTGTTGGATGATACAGATGCAAGAGTGGCATACTACTCTTCAACTTTTCTTTTGAAG AGAATGATGACCGAGGAGCCAGAGAATTACCAGCGGAAACTTCAGAGTCTTGTTTCAAAGGCTCAACAG AGCAACAATGAAAAGCTATTGGAAAATCCGTACCTCCAGATGCGTGGCTTGCTTCAGCTGTCAAATGAGTAG
- the LOC125200606 gene encoding uncharacterized protein LOC125200606 isoform X2, with protein MSSSFSLSRAPTISRMQLGATSMSRLRSSSIKKPPEPLRRAVADCLSAAAPSQLEASRTLRDYLAAQATIDLAYGMILEHTLAERERSPAVVGRCVALLKRFLLRYKPSEDTLLQIDRFCTSIIAECDMSPHRKLLPWSHSLSQQSLNPGPSTNVNPLPVSSFASGALVKSLNYVRSLVAQYIPKRSFQPAAFAGAAPASRQSLPTLSSLLSKSFNSQLSPANAKESLESKDASIASVSDSPIAEEVDEIENDDFMAIDVFRWRWSGDQQPSYLLPKSDQISNLQDIRTHNFLEVGAAALLVGDMEAKMKGEAWKIFGSAEMPFLDQLLQPSLLTTLTNSNSAFAHLRAITALKRSKQGTDEIWEDSPMSTFRPRARPLFQYRHYSEQQPLRLNPVEVCEVIAAVCSETSNVKSNQLTVSSKLRHSGRPSMDAAVSVLVKLVIDMYVLDAETAAPLALSLLEDMLNSPRVMSKTRAFDLIINLGVHAHLLEPPALDGSTMIDEQYSQEACFDNGTQDSNNGTKTDFFRKTGNSLAIEKFECWILGILFEVMLHLVQIEEEEEAVWASSLSCLLYFVCDRGKIRRSRLKGLDIRVIEVLMKISRKNTWAEIVHSKLICMMTNLFYQMPEEPDKNVPASPLFLVNQVDLIGGIDFIFGELVLSTSREERRNLYLVIFDYVLHKINESCMAVGVSEYSDDEVRPIATLLVLADAPEALHSSVKLGVEGIVELLRRSISASLSTYPNNERLLMLLEKIVEKFDALIGSFTRVDKEFIQMITITKSLKSIGSIDGVPGNTAMSAKLCWTTLHSLLHSERECYRQNGYLWLGDLLIAEVNREGDLSLSSVKNLEQKILLAGANDYSASLDIPLPIWLMCGLLKSKNNHIRWGFLFVLERLLIQCKFLLDEKEVQQAMRSQTLDRRHDKSRLQKANAVIDIMSCGLSLMAQENETDRMNILKHNCRCIHCLPACPFLDV; from the exons ATGTCGTCCAGTTTCAGTCTCTCCAGAGCCCCCACGATCTCCCGGATGCAATTGGGCGCCACCTCCATGTCCCGCCTGAGATCTTCCTCCATCAAGAAGCCTCCCGAGCCCCTCCGCCGCGCCGTCGCCGATTGCTTGTCCGCCGCCGCTCCCTCGCAGCTCGAAGCGTCCAGGACCCTGCGG GATTACTTGGCAGCACAGGCCACGATTGACTTGGCATATGGCATGATCCTAGAACACACTCTTGCAGAGCGGGAACGCAG TCCTGCTGTGGTTGGAAGGTGTGTGGCGCTTTTGAAGCGATTTCTTTTAAG ATATAAACCCAGTGAGGATACCTTACTACAGATTGATCGGttttgtactagtataattgCGGAGTGTGATATGAGCCCACATCGGAAACTGTTGCCATGGTCGCATTCATTAAGTCAACAATCATTAAATCCAGGACCATCTACAAATGTGAATCCATTGCCTGTTTCAAGCTTTGCATCTGGAGCACTTGTGAAATCCTTAAACTATGTTCGGTCTTTAGTTGCACAATATATCCCAAAACGTTCGTTCCAACCAGCTGCCTTTGCGGGAGCTGCACCTGCGTCAAGGCAATCACTGCCAACTCTGTCATCCTTATTGAGTAAATCATTCAACTCTCAACTCAGTCCTGCAAATGCCAAGGAGTCTTTGGAGAGCAAGGATGCATCTATTGCATCTGTTTCTGACTCTCCAATAGCTGAAGAAGttgatgaaattgaaaatgatgaCTTTATGGCGATTGATGTTTTCAGATGGCGCTGGTCAGGAGACCAACAGCCATCATATCTTTTGCCGAAGAG TGATCAAATATCGAATCTGCAAGACATCCGCACTCATAATTTCCTAGAAGTGGGTGCAGCAGCTCTTCTTGTCGGGGACATGGAAGCAAAAATGAAGGGTGAAGCATGGAAAATATTTGGGAGTGCTGAGATGCCTTTTCTGGATCAACTATTGCAGCCCTCACTGCTGACTACTCTGACCAATTCGAATTCAGCTTTTGCTCATTTGAGAGCAATAACAGCACTGAAACGCTCCAAACAGGGGACTGATGAAATTTG GGAAGATTCTCCTATGAGCACCTTTCGCCCCCGCGCAAGACCACTATTTCAATACCGCCATTACAG TGAACAACAACCCTTGCGATTAAATCCTGTGGAGGTATGTGAGGTTATTGCTGCTGTTTGTTCTGAGACTTCTAATGTCAAATCCAATCAGTTAACTGTGTCATCAAAACTGAGACATAGTGGAAGGCCATCGATGGATGCGGCTGTCAGTGTTCTTGTCAAACTTGTAATTGACAT GTATGTTTTAGATGCTGAGACAGCTGCACCTCTTGCTCTATCCTTGCTAGAG gaCATGCTAAATTCTCCCCGAGTGATGTCAAAAACTCGGgcttttgatttgattattaaCCTTGGAGTGCATGCGCATTTATTGGAGCCTCCAGCACTTGATGGATCCACAATGATTGATGAACAGTACTCCCAGGAAGCATGCTTTGACAATGGAACTCAAGATTCAAATAATGGGACAAAAACTGACTTTTTCAGGAAAACAGGAAATTCATTAGCTATTGAGAAGTTTGAATGTTGGATTTTGGGCATTCTCTTTGAGGTTATGCTTCATCTTGTACAG atagaagaggaagaagaggctGTCTGGGCTTCTTCCTTGAGCTGTTTACTGTACTTTGTTTGTGATAGAGGCAAGATTCGGCGAAGCAGATTAAAAGGCCTTGACATTAGA GTCATTGAAGTACTGATGAAGATCAGTAGAAAAAATACTTGGGCAGAAATAGTCCATTCCAAGCTTATCTGCATGATGACAAACCTTTTCTATCAAATGCCCGAGGAACCTGATAAAAATGTTCCAGCCAGTCCTTTGTTTCTTGTTAACCAAGTCGATCTGATTGGTGGAATTGACTTTATTTTTGGGGAG TTAGTGCTGTCAACCTCAAGAGAAGAGAGGAGAAATCTATATCTTGTGATTTTTGACTATGttcttcataaaataaatgagagtTGTATGGCTGTTGGTGTTTCTGAGTATAGTGATGATGAAGTTCGACCTATTGCTACCTTGCTAGTGCTTGCTGATGCACCTGAAGCACTGCATAGTTCTGTCAAGTTGGGAGTTGAAGGCATTGTAGAACTGTTGAGGAGATCGATCTCTGCTTCATTGTCCACATATCCTAATAATGAACGGCTTTTGATG TTATTGGAGAAGATTGTTGAGAAATTTGATGCCCTCATAGGATCATTTACTCGTGTAGACAAAGAGTTCATCCAAATGATTACTATCACAAAATCGTTAAAATCTATTGGAAGCATTGATGGAGTTCCTGGGAATACTGCTATGAGTGCAAAGCTTTGCTGGACCACTTTACATTCTCTTCTTCACTCTGAACGAGAATGTTATCGTCAGAATGGGTATCTGTGGTTGGGGGACTTGCTGATTGCAGAAGTTAACAGGGAAGGAGATCTGAGTCTCTCAAGTGTTAAAAACTTGGAGCAGAAAATTTTGCTTGCTGGAGCTAATGATTATTCAGCATCATTAGATATTCCATTACCTATTTGGCTTATGTGTGGACTTCTCAAGTCAAAAAATAACCATATCAGATGGGGCTTTCTGTTTGTTTTGGAGAGGCTGCTGATCCAGTGTAAATTTTTACTGGATGAAAAGGAAGTCCAGCAGGCAATGCGTAGTCAAACTCTGGACCGTAGACATGACAAGAGTCGTCTCCAAAAAGCAAATGCGGTGATAGATATCATGAGCTGTGGCTTATCGCTGATGGCTCAGGAAAACGAAACTGAtcgaatgaatattttaaag CACAACTGTCGCTGCATACACTGCCTGCCTGCCTGTCCATTCTTAG ATGTGTGA